GTTTTTGCCGGACGGGTCGCCGATGCGTCCCGTGCCGCCGCCCGCTATCGCGATGGGGCGGTGTCCCAGCCGCTGGAGCCACGCAAGCCCCATGATGGCCACGAGGTTGCCGACATGCAGGCTGTCCGCGCTTGGGTCAAATCCGATGTAGCCCGTCACCATATTGTTTTTGAAGTGCTGCTGAAGCTCTTCATCGTGGCTGCTCCATTCTACGAAGCCGCGCTCTCTCAAGACCTGTAGTGCGTTTGTGTACATCTAAAAACCCTCCAGATTTATTGAACCGCCGACCGTAACGCAGCGTCGCTGCTGCGCCTTAGGCCGGCGGAATATTGACAAATTATCGCCGCTTGCGCTATTTGGACGATTTATACCAGTTGATGCGGCCTGAAAGCGGCTCTTCCCATACGATGAGCACGCGGCCCATTTTTTTGAGCACGCTTCCGAAGGAGTCTGTTATGCCCTGGTCGAATGGCGTCAGCTTCATCTCCGGCTGTATAGGCTCCGGCTGTTCCGCGTCGGCCTCAGGCTGCTCCGGATAGTTTTCGTCGTAAGTTCCTTCCGCACCGTCGGCTATGCCCGCGTCCTCTGAGTCCTCGTCGTTCAGGAAGCTGCTCATCTTCGTCATCTCAGATAACGCGCCTCCGATGCGCGGCAGGTCGGCCAGCATCCAGCCTACTACAGCCTCGTCGTCTTTCAGGAAACGGCCCAGGCCGTCCTTCATGTTCAGCGACGAAGGCGTCGTGAGGCCGAAGACCGCGATGTTGTCACGGCCCGCGCCGATGACCGAGAAGGGCAGATTTGTAGCGCCGCCCGCGGTGAAGCCGGCAAGAGGCTTAGGCTCCGCGCCGAAAAACAGGTTCTTCCAGAAAGAGGAGATCAGCCTGTTCATCAGGTCGGGCTTTCCCGAAAGTTCCACAAGGAAGCCGGGAAGGGAGAACCACAGTATTCTATTCTGACCGCCCAGGGAAAATATCGTTTCCCCTGAGAGTATCTCGCGTATCTCTGCGTCGTTCATTTCAAGGTTTTCGGCTATCTCGCCCAGCGAGCTGAACGGGAACGGCCAGTCCTGTGGCGCGCCGTCAAGCGGCGGCAGCACTATTCCCATTGAAAGCAAAAGCGGCTCGGGGATTATGCTGTTTGCCGTGTCCCATTTTTTGACCTTCATGTTGGATTTGAGGTAGCTTTCGACGAGGCTCGGCAGTTTGACCAGGCGCCAGCGCACCTCGCCCGCAGGGTCGCTCGCGTTTTTCTTGTCGGTATCGCGCCATGCCGCCTCGACCGTGATCGGGAACTTGTATTGCGAGTTGACAGTAGCCGCCCCTCCGTCGGATATTTCTATGTGCCCCGGCCAGCTCCGTTCGTCGGACCATTTCTTGCCGCCCAGCCCGTCGGACGAATTTTTGCCTACCGCGATCATGCGCTCCAGCACTCCAAGCTCCGCCGCCATGAGGACGTTTTTGCCGGCCACGGTGTAATAGACCGGAGAGCTCATAGAGCCGGACTCGATCGCCATTATTTTTGAATCGTTCTCACGGCGCACCCTCGCTCCGCGAAAAACTGCGGCGAGGCTTTTGGGCAGCTCGCCCTTTTTGAGCTTCGACGTCTCCGCGTCCGGGAAGCGGAACGAACAGAAGACCTCAGTGGTCTCATCTGCGCCGTTCTGCACCAGCATCCCGACCTCCTTCGCGTAGGAGGCGGCGGCAAGCAGCGCGTTGCGAGGCGTCCCTTCTTTGAGCAGCGCATAGATACCGTCTGTGAGCATCGCGGAGACCGGCTTAGGATAGCTGTATTCTTTTGTCTCTATGACCAGATAGGGCTTCGTATCGTCCGGCTTTGGTATCGCGGAAAGGACGCCAGACGAACTCCAGAAGCACCAAGTCAGTACGGCGGCAATTAAAATGACCGCCGCGGCTCCTGCCCCACAGGCAATTTTAACCTTGGTATTCATGCCGCATCCATCCTTATCTTTTTCGCGCCGCTCAGGCGTCGTTACCGTCTTTATTCCGGCGGCCGTCCTCCGGCCCCGGCCCTCTATTGCGCCTTACTGTCGTTTTATTATTCTATTTTCGCTCACAGCCGCGGCCGTTTCAAGCAGTATTCTTGCAGAAACGAGCAGCGGCATTATGTTATTATACTGCTCTTCGTTCTTTATAAGCACTTCTTCCATTTCAAGAGTACGCGCCGATATGGCCCCAAGCGTGCGTTCCACATCCTGCGGGTCTATATGGATGCGGTCCAGGATGCGCTGCGAGATTATCGGCATCGCCGTCTTTGCCGAAGGTGCAGCCGCCACGCCAAGCTCTATCGTGTCGCCTATCGCCGGCACCTGCGCCGCGTAGCCTTTGTCCTTCAAGCCCAGTGCGAGGGACTGCGCGGACTTCGGTTCGCCGTGGACCACGATAAAACGCGCCTTCTTCGGAAAATGTCCGGCCCATTCAAGCAGGTCGTCGCGGTCGGCGTGCGCGGAAAATCCGTTCAGCGTGTGGAACTGCGCCTTGACGGAGATCTCCTCGCCCGCTATGCGGACGGTCTTCGCTCCGTCGACGAGACGGCGGCCCAGCGTGCCGTAGGCCTGATAGCCCACGAAGAATACGTGAGTGTCGTTTTTAAAAAGGTTGTGTTTTAAGTGGTGCATTATGCGGCCGCCGGAACACATGCCGCTTCCGGCAAGGACTATGCCTTCGGCCTTTTCGTTGATGGCGCGCGACTGTTCGGGAGTGCGCACGTAGCTGAAGCCGCGGGGCTCGAACGGATCTTCATTGTTGTTCAGCATGTCTTTTAATTCGCGCGAGAGCAGGCCCACATATTTAGAATATATCTCCGTCGTCTTGACGCCCATCGGAGAGTCGAGATAGATGGGGCCCATGCGCAGGCCGGGGAGTTTTTTCTGGAGCAGCGTAAATTCATAGAGCATCCGCTGCGCGCGGTCCACGACGAAGGTCGGCACGAGCACTTTGCCGCCGTACCGTATCGCCTCTTCCATGGCGCTCTGAAATTCGGCGCGCGTATCCTCAAGGGATTTATGGAGGCGGTCGCCGTATGTGGATTCTATTAGAACGTAGTCAGCCTCTTCGAGGATGACGGGTGGTTTTTCTATTACGCCGTCAAACGGGCCGAGGTCTCCCGAAAAGACGACCTTGACCGTTTTTTCCGGCATATTTTCCGGGCCGTCGACCTTATCCGTTATCCATGTTTCTATTATGGCGCTTCCCAGTATATGGCCCGCCTCGCGAAAACGCACCTTAAGCCCGGGGAGTATCTGCGTTATCTCGTCGTAATGCATTGCGGAGCGATGGCCTAAAGTATCTTCAACGTCTTGTTCAGTGTAGAGCGCGACGACCGGAGGCAGGCCCTTGCGCGCGTTTTTGCGCGTGCGCCATTCGGCGTCCTCCTGCATGATGTGCGCGGAGTCGCGAAGCAGTATCTCAATGAGCTGCGACGTGGCGTCCGTGCAGTAAACTTTTCCTTTGAAGCCCTGTTTGACCAGAAGCGGTATCCTTCCGCTGTGGTCGATGTGCGCGTGGGTGAGAAGAAGTGCGTCTATCTCCGCTGGATTGTAAGGCAATTGCTCGCTTTCGTGCCTATCTTCGTCAGCGCCTTGATGTGCGCCGCAGTCGACAAGCACCTTGTAACCGGATGTTTCTATCATATAATTGGATCCGGTAACTTCACCGGCAGCGCCGAATATTCGAAGTCTCATTTTTCCGCCCGGAGGCTCCCACCTTTCAAAGCATCAAATAGTAGCACAAATACATCTCTATTCTACACTTTGTGACGGTACTTCACAACTTGTAATTGTGCCAAATCCAGGCTTTGAATCAATTATCAGAGTCCCCCCCGCAAGCCTGATGCGCTCTTTCATATTTGAGAGGCCTCTGTGCCCGTGGATGCGGAGTTCCTTTACATCCTCCGGCATCGTGAAGCCTGAGCCGTTGTCCTCGATGCGCATCAAGATAGCGTTGTTCCTTCGCTCAAGAAGCACCGAGATAAGCGTTGAATTGCCGTGATGCACGGAATTATTTATCGACTCCTGCGCCACGCGGTAAAAGGCGAGGCAGAGCGGCAGCGGCAGGATGTTTTCTTCATATTCAAGGTCGTCCACTATCTCCAGATCTATCTTTACGCCAAGCTGCACCGACATCCGGTTGCAAAGCTCCTGCAATGAATGGGCGAGGCCCAAGTCGAGCCACGGCGGCGTCAGGTTGTTGCAGAACTCGCGCAGCTCCTTCACGCCTATCATCGCGACCTTTTCAGCGTTGTCGAGGCTCGCCATTATCTGCTGGTTGCCGTCCACTTCAAGCTCGAGCAGACGCAGGCGCTGCACGAGCGCCGTCACGTCCTGGAGCGGCCCGTCGTGTATCTCGCGCGAGATGCGCTCGCGTTCCTCTTCCTGGGCCTTGATGATATCCGTGACGTAATCGCGAGAAAGCTGCTCCTTGTCTATCGCAGACTGAGCGAGCACTACAAAGGTAGAACGAAGCTGCTGGAGCTCCGGCACCGCCTCCGGAGCCTCTTCGGCTGGCAGCTCGTATCCGAGGCGCAGCGAAGAGACCTCGTCGTCAAAATCTCTGAGCGGCAATATGACTTTTTCATAAAGAAGATAGATGGCAAGTATCATAAAGACCGCCATCAGCCCCATGACGAACGGCCAGACGCTTACGAGCAGCACCATAGGGCCGAACAGCTTCTGCCACTGCACGGCCGCTACGATATATAAACGTTCCGATGGGATGCGGTAGGTCATGCCTGTCAGGTAGTTGCCGCCGGAGACGCGTATCTTGACGGGCGCAAGCGCGTTGAAGTCGGCGGCGTGCTCCATCAAAAGATTCACCTGCCCGGGAGTGCCGTAGACGAGGTCTCCGTCGTCCTGAACGACGACGAAGATCCCGGGAAGGTTC
Above is a window of Cloacibacillus sp. DNA encoding:
- a CDS encoding histidine kinase; translation: MKKKGLLYKLIFALLTPTMMALFFAWIIYDQFESSMESISGSYVQNLVDSVAARLDSKKWSIVKAGAKKVPVARDINTMASLLSEMNLPGIFVVVQDDGDLVYGTPGQVNLLMEHAADFNALAPVKIRVSGGNYLTGMTYRIPSERLYIVAAVQWQKLFGPMVLLVSVWPFVMGLMAVFMILAIYLLYEKVILPLRDFDDEVSSLRLGYELPAEEAPEAVPELQQLRSTFVVLAQSAIDKEQLSRDYVTDIIKAQEEERERISREIHDGPLQDVTALVQRLRLLELEVDGNQQIMASLDNAEKVAMIGVKELREFCNNLTPPWLDLGLAHSLQELCNRMSVQLGVKIDLEIVDDLEYEENILPLPLCLAFYRVAQESINNSVHHGNSTLISVLLERRNNAILMRIEDNGSGFTMPEDVKELRIHGHRGLSNMKERIRLAGGTLIIDSKPGFGTITSCEVPSQSVE
- a CDS encoding MBL fold metallo-hydrolase, which produces MRLRIFGAAGEVTGSNYMIETSGYKVLVDCGAHQGADEDRHESEQLPYNPAEIDALLLTHAHIDHSGRIPLLVKQGFKGKVYCTDATSQLIEILLRDSAHIMQEDAEWRTRKNARKGLPPVVALYTEQDVEDTLGHRSAMHYDEITQILPGLKVRFREAGHILGSAIIETWITDKVDGPENMPEKTVKVVFSGDLGPFDGVIEKPPVILEEADYVLIESTYGDRLHKSLEDTRAEFQSAMEEAIRYGGKVLVPTFVVDRAQRMLYEFTLLQKKLPGLRMGPIYLDSPMGVKTTEIYSKYVGLLSRELKDMLNNNEDPFEPRGFSYVRTPEQSRAINEKAEGIVLAGSGMCSGGRIMHHLKHNLFKNDTHVFFVGYQAYGTLGRRLVDGAKTVRIAGEEISVKAQFHTLNGFSAHADRDDLLEWAGHFPKKARFIVVHGEPKSAQSLALGLKDKGYAAQVPAIGDTIELGVAAAPSAKTAMPIISQRILDRIHIDPQDVERTLGAISARTLEMEEVLIKNEEQYNNIMPLLVSARILLETAAAVSENRIIKRQ